From the Xenorhabdus ishibashii genome, one window contains:
- a CDS encoding DegT/DnrJ/EryC1/StrS family aminotransferase, translating into MSYLRPYLGNTKIADNIQYHLQTVLDNKAVFRYATESQYCCQAERLLQNILHTQHAILLTNGTVALKAALLGLRPKIGQWVLIPSISFIATANAVLSCGLIPVLVDVDGNGMMCPKELNKTLNQMDTKPLAVIAVHLEGTAASIAEIAQICQQHNVYLIEDCAQAMGVKYQNQPVGTFGEYGCFSFQANKLISSGEGGLLIAKSNSLFTNACMMTDHGAERTAEGYPDWSNSIGFGDNNKFNEIQAALLINQLENIEQFRALLIERYQTILQHLPIDWITPRPEGTIPVSVWLKRSKLPKERFNSTLLYDWQAWDLANHPIIKNQLSPYSDHFPWALQDSPFPASALEKHKVIVSDRICLPVPIDNTTYENVLQWAMEGNLS; encoded by the coding sequence ATGTCATATCTTAGACCTTATCTCGGTAATACCAAGATTGCTGATAATATACAATACCACTTGCAAACCGTTCTTGATAATAAAGCGGTGTTTAGATATGCCACAGAGAGCCAATATTGCTGTCAGGCAGAAAGGCTGTTACAAAATATTCTGCATACCCAACATGCCATCCTACTGACAAATGGTACCGTCGCGCTCAAAGCGGCTTTGCTTGGACTTAGACCCAAAATAGGGCAATGGGTACTCATTCCTTCCATTTCATTTATTGCTACTGCTAATGCCGTGCTCAGTTGCGGATTAATCCCTGTTCTCGTTGATGTCGATGGCAATGGCATGATGTGTCCAAAGGAATTAAACAAGACGTTAAATCAAATGGATACCAAACCTCTGGCAGTCATTGCCGTTCATTTGGAAGGCACTGCTGCTTCAATTGCTGAAATCGCCCAAATTTGCCAACAACATAATGTGTACCTGATTGAAGACTGTGCACAAGCGATGGGGGTAAAATATCAAAATCAGCCTGTGGGCACATTTGGCGAATATGGTTGTTTCAGTTTTCAGGCCAATAAATTAATCAGTAGTGGTGAGGGCGGTTTACTGATTGCCAAAAGTAATTCTCTGTTCACCAATGCCTGCATGATGACTGACCACGGTGCTGAGCGTACAGCAGAAGGCTATCCAGATTGGAGCAATAGTATTGGTTTTGGTGACAATAATAAATTCAATGAAATACAAGCTGCATTACTGATTAACCAACTGGAAAATATTGAACAGTTTCGTGCCTTATTAATAGAGCGTTATCAGACAATCCTGCAACATTTACCCATAGATTGGATCACCCCACGTCCGGAGGGTACGATACCCGTTTCTGTCTGGTTAAAACGCAGCAAATTGCCCAAAGAACGCTTCAATTCAACACTACTATATGATTGGCAAGCCTGGGATCTGGCTAACCATCCGATTATAAAAAATCAGCTTTCTCCCTACTCTGACCATTTCCCTTGGGCTCTGCAGGACAGTCCATTCCCTGCATCAGCATTAGAAAAACATAAAGTCATCGTGAGTGACCGCATTTGCCTGCCTGTACCTATTGATAATACGACTTACGAAAATGTTTTACAGTGGGCTATGGAAGGGAACCTATCATGA
- a CDS encoding AAA family ATPase, with amino-acid sequence MKHKTVVVIRGTPASGKSTTCNRLKEVMLAQGLTVSYLPWDTFHHFVEPRTPLTPKIIMEDTLRLLKVADDCLDAGSDLIILDGVFIYPEEIDAIHSLFTRKGVRILHYRLVAQEPTLIVRNQERAIEDRLPASRIREVAQDSLWDYNVPHETLLDSAKYSPDSIVALISQAIMQQSAPIALFTNPTTSHLWRLGTALRYPEFRRFEYVDLVWQKGQQQWQSNTFFDFTFTAQEEKALLSFLKLQPVLFKYLNAKSHAYFYLHDLAQQQGLQCHEESKWSAPIVNVPPQTTVADFLIQHSTRLKRSLKKARTHHTVTRYSTSSQTEQLWQDALYIDAKGWKTIQQSDMRSLSREDLQYLPGLLSKSNQYHLAVTYDDNGTPGAWSLMINNGAGQWYAAKWGCSYLGREKLMGINCLISHLETLYCPYTGLQLDLWGRENEFYDQLANEYIERLHLRITP; translated from the coding sequence ATGAAGCATAAAACTGTTGTTGTCATTAGAGGAACACCGGCAAGTGGTAAATCCACCACATGCAACCGCTTGAAAGAGGTCATGCTGGCGCAGGGGCTGACCGTCTCCTATTTACCATGGGATACTTTTCATCATTTTGTTGAACCAAGAACACCCCTTACGCCAAAAATCATCATGGAAGATACCTTGCGGTTGTTAAAGGTTGCTGATGATTGCCTTGATGCGGGCAGTGACTTGATCATTCTGGATGGCGTATTCATTTATCCTGAAGAAATTGACGCTATCCATTCCCTATTTACGCGAAAAGGTGTTCGAATTCTGCATTATCGGCTCGTTGCGCAGGAACCAACACTAATTGTCCGTAATCAGGAGCGAGCTATAGAAGATCGTTTGCCAGCCTCCCGTATCAGAGAAGTCGCCCAGGATAGTTTATGGGATTACAATGTACCTCATGAAACTTTGCTTGATAGTGCGAAATATTCTCCAGACAGTATTGTCGCACTGATAAGCCAGGCAATTATGCAACAATCTGCACCAATAGCTCTTTTTACCAATCCAACCACTTCTCATTTATGGCGTTTAGGAACAGCATTACGTTACCCTGAATTCCGGCGTTTTGAGTATGTTGATCTGGTTTGGCAAAAAGGTCAGCAACAGTGGCAAAGCAATACTTTCTTCGATTTCACTTTTACGGCCCAAGAAGAAAAAGCATTACTCTCTTTTTTAAAGCTGCAACCTGTTTTATTTAAGTATCTGAACGCAAAATCCCACGCCTATTTCTACCTGCATGATTTAGCACAACAACAGGGTTTACAATGTCATGAAGAGAGCAAATGGTCAGCCCCTATTGTCAACGTACCTCCTCAAACAACAGTCGCTGACTTTTTGATCCAGCATTCAACACGATTAAAACGCAGTCTTAAGAAAGCACGCACTCACCATACCGTCACACGTTACAGTACATCGAGTCAAACAGAGCAATTGTGGCAAGATGCGCTATATATAGACGCAAAAGGCTGGAAAACCATTCAACAGAGTGATATGCGCAGCCTGAGCCGTGAGGATCTCCAATATCTCCCTGGCCTATTATCCAAAAGTAACCAATATCATCTGGCAGTCACTTATGACGATAACGGCACTCCTGGTGCCTGGTCATTGATGATAAATAACGGTGCGGGTCAATGGTATGCCGCTAAATGGGGTTGTAGCTATCTGGGTAGAGAGAAATTAATGGGAATCAATTGCCTGATTAGTCATCTGGAAACGCTCTATTGCCCTTATACTGGCCTTCAACTTGATCTATGGGGCAGAGAAAATGAATTCTATGACCAGTTAGCCAATGAATATATTGAGCGTCTTCATCTCAGGATCACACCATGA
- a CDS encoding GNAT family N-acetyltransferase: MLELKQVTPQSPLWNSFLHLYGEYFQRHWPEVFGDQSEEAIAKENHTILEQRILQGDRGLFLLLAAKQLVGLANVYLEREEKVTLNIAEFYIRDEYQRQKLGYGLWHAMLQWGRRHGATHVHLETDAGKNANFFWQSHGLSSSHQADGRIHYNGPIPPLKILWIRHGKITPLDHLDYCPEDNVIALDATSIKQAEEIGRRILGKLPWQNVYTSPQRRALETAKALSSAYKSCSIQETDALCEFFPEELIGMKLADIPHHYGEDYAYRLLYTPLDSPFKDSEQVMDAADRIHRFIMQIGDELSTSSMRIIISHQNLHNIFLAHLMTNNLNLSGRLHLNNLHGSTFLYCPYTKQFDIENVNIPL, encoded by the coding sequence ATGTTAGAACTCAAACAAGTTACCCCTCAATCTCCCTTGTGGAATTCATTTCTTCATCTTTATGGAGAATATTTTCAACGCCATTGGCCAGAAGTCTTTGGGGATCAGTCAGAAGAGGCTATTGCAAAGGAAAACCATACTATCCTTGAACAACGCATCCTACAAGGTGACAGGGGGCTGTTTTTGTTGCTAGCTGCCAAACAATTAGTGGGATTAGCCAATGTGTATCTTGAACGAGAAGAAAAAGTGACCCTGAATATTGCTGAATTTTATATCAGGGATGAATACCAGCGCCAGAAGCTGGGTTATGGGTTATGGCATGCCATGTTGCAATGGGGACGTCGCCACGGTGCCACACATGTTCATTTGGAGACAGATGCAGGAAAAAATGCCAACTTTTTTTGGCAATCTCATGGACTTTCAAGCAGCCATCAAGCAGATGGACGCATACACTACAATGGCCCCATCCCCCCCTTAAAGATACTGTGGATCAGACATGGGAAAATTACCCCGCTTGACCATTTAGATTACTGTCCTGAAGATAATGTGATCGCCCTTGATGCCACTTCAATCAAACAGGCTGAAGAAATTGGTAGACGAATATTAGGGAAACTTCCGTGGCAAAATGTTTATACCTCACCTCAACGACGGGCACTTGAAACTGCCAAAGCCCTCAGCTCAGCATATAAATCTTGTTCAATACAAGAGACTGATGCACTTTGTGAATTCTTTCCAGAAGAGCTTATTGGTATGAAACTTGCGGATATTCCGCATCATTATGGTGAAGATTATGCTTATCGGTTACTGTATACCCCCCTTGATTCTCCTTTCAAAGATTCAGAACAGGTGATGGATGCGGCTGATAGAATCCATCGTTTTATTATGCAAATTGGCGATGAGCTATCAACATCTTCTATGCGGATTATTATCTCCCATCAAAATTTGCACAATATTTTCTTAGCTCATTTAATGACAAATAATCTCAATCTTTCTGGACGATTACATCTTAATAACCTCCATGGTAGTACTTTTTTATATTGTCCTTATACCAAACAATTTGATATAGAAAATGTAAATATTCCTTTATGA
- a CDS encoding nucleoside 2-deoxyribosyltransferase, which translates to MSIIFPDVKVFVGGPIQHALKLRLLDNKLQVHIKSAIHHLESLGAEVFSAHRTEQFGETTHLFTPEEVSRRDRQWMEQCDIFVAILPVCPQQKQLIRTDGTHIELGWASALKRPIILVTEKPFDNSASHLLKGLSTIAQVHHVPLNDFEHDPAILSHTIQYIAEEKVTPKTSAVA; encoded by the coding sequence ATGTCAATAATATTTCCTGATGTTAAAGTATTTGTTGGTGGCCCTATCCAACACGCATTGAAGTTAAGGCTATTAGACAATAAATTACAAGTTCACATTAAATCGGCTATTCACCATCTGGAATCACTTGGTGCAGAAGTTTTTTCGGCTCATCGTACAGAGCAATTTGGCGAAACAACACACTTATTTACTCCTGAGGAAGTTTCCCGGCGGGATCGCCAATGGATGGAACAATGTGATATTTTTGTTGCTATTTTGCCTGTCTGCCCACAACAGAAACAACTAATAAGAACAGATGGCACCCATATTGAGTTAGGTTGGGCTTCCGCCTTAAAACGTCCTATCATATTAGTCACCGAAAAACCCTTTGATAACTCTGCCAGCCATCTACTAAAAGGCCTGTCTACTATTGCTCAGGTTCATCATGTTCCCCTGAATGATTTTGAACATGATCCAGCTATATTAAGCCATACCATTCAGTATATAGCAGAAGAGAAAGTTACCCCAAAAACCTCAGCCGTCGCATGA
- a CDS encoding TfoX/Sxy family DNA transformation protein, protein MFLSGTRFAQLQHGVSSLGTLKKKSQFGGIGLLIDDVLFAISSDGELYLRGNSHAEVLFKARGMEKFIYSKRGIPVTLRYYRVNETLWQDQKQLFEYVNLAYQYTMKEIIDRQKIPLRLKDLPNLGIALERQLWKVGISRVEELRMLGAKATYLKLQQHRKKTNVSLLLALAGAIEGCHVAVLPEKLRGELISWHNELVHYNSDNHP, encoded by the coding sequence ATGTTTTTATCTGGGACTCGTTTTGCTCAATTGCAACATGGTGTATCTTCACTGGGAACGCTTAAGAAAAAATCTCAATTTGGTGGCATTGGATTGTTAATTGATGATGTTTTATTTGCTATCAGTTCTGATGGAGAGCTTTATTTAAGAGGAAATAGTCATGCTGAGGTACTATTTAAAGCCAGGGGAATGGAAAAGTTTATTTATTCAAAAAGAGGAATACCTGTGACTTTGCGGTATTATCGTGTTAATGAAACACTTTGGCAGGATCAAAAACAGTTATTCGAATACGTAAATTTAGCCTACCAATACACAATGAAGGAAATAATTGATAGGCAAAAAATACCTCTTAGGCTGAAAGATCTCCCTAATTTAGGAATAGCTTTAGAAAGGCAATTATGGAAAGTTGGTATTTCTAGAGTAGAAGAATTAAGAATGTTGGGGGCAAAAGCGACTTATCTCAAACTCCAGCAACATAGGAAAAAAACAAATGTCAGTTTATTGCTTGCATTAGCAGGTGCAATAGAAGGCTGTCATGTTGCTGTATTACCAGAAAAATTACGTGGCGAATTAATTAGCTGGCACAACGAGTTGGTTCACTATAATTCAGATAATCATCCATAA
- the sulA gene encoding SOS-induced cell division inhibitor SulA yields the protein MKRISSLEPPQCTSHMIKGMVSELVYNEQQTVINHILLPLLRQSGKENRWLLWVNPNKRLSRQWLIETGLPLNKVVQLNQIRPIASISAMEKALASGNYSIVLGWLPELSEYQLNTLQIAAQKGITLGFIMRPLNLSHQFISQSDRLQIYSNYYH from the coding sequence ATGAAAAGAATATCTTCTTTGGAACCACCTCAATGCACTTCACACATGATAAAAGGCATGGTTAGTGAGCTGGTTTACAATGAACAACAGACTGTCATTAATCACATCCTTCTTCCTTTATTACGCCAGTCTGGAAAAGAAAATCGGTGGTTACTTTGGGTGAATCCTAATAAAAGGTTAAGTCGCCAATGGCTAATAGAGACTGGGCTTCCCTTAAATAAAGTTGTCCAACTAAACCAAATCCGTCCTATTGCTTCAATTAGTGCCATGGAAAAAGCGTTAGCGAGTGGTAATTACAGTATTGTATTGGGTTGGTTGCCTGAATTATCAGAATATCAATTAAATACGCTACAAATAGCCGCACAAAAAGGTATTACTCTCGGTTTTATTATGCGCCCACTAAATTTATCACATCAATTTATTTCACAATCAGATAGGCTACAAATTTACTCTAATTACTATCATTAA
- the ompA gene encoding porin OmpA — MKKTAIAVAVAVAAFATAVQAAPKDNTWYTGAKLGWSQYHDVNFYGNGYDNRIGNGSPHKNQLGAGAYVGYQVNPYLGFELGYDWLGRIAYKGSTDNGAFRAQGIQLATKLSYPVLDNLDVYTRLGGMVWHANSSATYNANAVAGTGEKDQRRLKNRDTGISPLAAIGVEYALTKNLATRLDYQWVNNIGDATTVGARPDNGLLSVGVSYRFGQDEAAPVVAPVAPPVVPAPIVESKSFTLRSDVLFNFNKSTLKAEGQQELNNLYNQLAKIDPTQGKVLVIGYTDRIGSQNYNLPLSQKRAQSVVDYLVAKGIPADSIQAEGRGKANPVTGSTCDKIKVRSKLIDCLAPDRRVDINIQGTTEVVTQPKAAQ; from the coding sequence ATGAAAAAGACAGCTATCGCAGTAGCAGTGGCAGTGGCAGCTTTTGCAACTGCAGTTCAAGCAGCTCCAAAAGACAACACTTGGTATACCGGTGCTAAGCTGGGTTGGTCTCAATACCATGACGTAAATTTCTACGGCAATGGTTATGATAACCGGATTGGCAACGGCTCTCCCCACAAAAACCAGTTAGGTGCAGGTGCTTATGTTGGTTATCAAGTAAACCCCTATCTAGGTTTTGAACTGGGTTATGACTGGTTAGGTCGCATCGCTTATAAAGGCAGCACTGACAATGGTGCTTTCCGCGCTCAAGGTATTCAACTGGCCACTAAACTGAGCTACCCTGTCCTGGACAATCTGGATGTTTATACTCGCCTTGGTGGTATGGTATGGCATGCAAATTCCTCTGCAACCTACAACGCCAACGCAGTAGCCGGAACGGGTGAAAAAGACCAGCGCAGGCTGAAAAACAGGGACACCGGTATTTCCCCTCTGGCCGCAATTGGTGTCGAATACGCATTGACCAAAAATCTGGCAACCCGTCTGGATTACCAGTGGGTGAACAACATCGGTGATGCGACTACCGTTGGCGCCCGTCCAGATAATGGCCTGCTGAGCGTTGGTGTTTCTTATCGTTTCGGTCAGGATGAAGCTGCGCCAGTCGTTGCACCAGTCGCGCCTCCAGTTGTGCCAGCACCTATAGTTGAAAGCAAGAGCTTTACACTACGCTCTGATGTTCTGTTCAATTTCAACAAATCAACACTGAAAGCAGAAGGTCAGCAGGAACTGAACAACCTTTATAACCAACTGGCTAAAATCGATCCAACCCAGGGTAAGGTTCTGGTAATCGGCTACACTGACCGCATCGGCAGCCAAAATTACAACCTGCCACTGTCCCAGAAACGTGCTCAGTCCGTCGTCGATTATCTGGTTGCTAAAGGCATCCCTGCAGACAGCATTCAGGCAGAAGGTCGCGGTAAGGCAAACCCTGTCACTGGCTCTACCTGTGACAAAATTAAAGTTCGTTCTAAACTTATCGACTGTCTGGCTCCAGATCGTCGTGTAGATATCAACATTCAGGGTACTACTGAAGTAGTGACTCAGCCAAAAGCTGCTCAGTAA
- the matP gene encoding macrodomain Ter protein MatP — translation MKYQQLENLECGWKWAYLAKKHREGEPITKYIEKSAAQDAVNELMNLESEPVKVLKWIALHMNPDLSNRMKQTIRARRKRHFNAEHQYSRKKSIDLDFNVWQRLSALSRRRGNTLSETIIQLLEDAEYREKYAHQMSSLKQDLEAILGK, via the coding sequence ATGAAATATCAACAATTGGAAAATCTGGAATGTGGCTGGAAATGGGCTTATTTGGCAAAAAAACACCGTGAAGGTGAGCCAATTACTAAATACATTGAAAAAAGTGCCGCACAAGATGCAGTCAATGAACTAATGAATTTGGAAAGTGAGCCAGTCAAGGTACTGAAATGGATTGCTCTGCATATGAATCCGGATTTGTCCAACCGAATGAAGCAAACGATTCGGGCACGGCGTAAACGTCATTTTAATGCGGAGCATCAATATTCGCGTAAGAAATCCATTGATTTGGACTTTAATGTCTGGCAGCGGCTTTCAGCGCTCTCCCGCCGCCGCGGTAATACCCTGTCAGAAACAATCATACAGTTATTGGAAGATGCTGAATATCGGGAAAAGTATGCTCATCAAATGTCGAGTTTGAAGCAGGATCTGGAAGCCATACTAGGGAAATAA